One genomic segment of Paenibacillus sp. FSL H8-0332 includes these proteins:
- a CDS encoding ROK family protein: MKLLGAIEAGGTKFVCGIGNEDGTIIDRVSFPTATPQETMSQVMDYFSGKSVEAIGIGSFGPIDPVIGSPTYGYITTTPKPHWGGYNLVGAVEEQFQVPIGFDTDVNGAALGEYTWGAAQGLDSCLYITVGTGIGAGAVVGGKLVHGLSHPEMGHILVRRHPEDHYEGFCPYHGDCLEGLAAGPAIGKRWGKPAGELSADHPAWAMEAHYLAHALMNYVLILSPQKIVMGGGVMKQSQLFPLIHAKLQELLGGYVQHPALNEEIGSYIVSPQLGDNAGLSGALGLAKLALDRK; encoded by the coding sequence GTGAAATTGTTGGGAGCGATTGAAGCAGGGGGAACGAAGTTTGTATGCGGTATCGGGAATGAGGACGGGACGATTATCGACCGGGTGAGCTTTCCGACTGCCACTCCTCAAGAGACTATGAGCCAGGTAATGGATTATTTCAGCGGAAAATCCGTGGAGGCTATCGGCATCGGTTCATTCGGACCGATTGATCCCGTTATTGGCAGCCCCACCTATGGATATATTACAACCACACCGAAGCCCCATTGGGGCGGGTATAATCTGGTGGGAGCCGTGGAGGAGCAATTCCAGGTTCCGATCGGCTTCGATACAGATGTGAACGGCGCGGCGCTGGGCGAATACACCTGGGGGGCAGCGCAAGGTCTGGATAGCTGCCTCTATATCACGGTAGGTACCGGGATTGGTGCCGGTGCTGTGGTGGGCGGGAAGCTGGTTCACGGGCTGTCCCACCCGGAGATGGGCCATATTCTGGTCCGTCGTCATCCCGAGGACCACTACGAAGGCTTCTGCCCTTATCACGGCGATTGCCTGGAGGGTCTGGCAGCGGGTCCGGCCATCGGCAAGCGCTGGGGTAAGCCGGCGGGCGAGCTGTCTGCGGATCATCCGGCCTGGGCGATGGAGGCCCACTATCTGGCCCATGCGCTTATGAACTATGTGCTGATCCTCTCTCCGCAGAAGATCGTAATGGGCGGCGGTGTGATGAAGCAGAGCCAGCTTTTCCCGCTGATCCATGCCAAGCTGCAGGAGCTGCTCGGCGGATATGTGCAGCATCCGGCGCTCAATGAAGAGATTGGCAGCTATATTGTGTCTCCGCAGCTTGGAGATAACGCCGGTCTGTCGGGTGCACTGGGTCTGGCCAAGCTGGCTTTGGACCGCAAGTAG
- a CDS encoding cobalamin biosynthesis protein, whose protein sequence is MTRPSPTAAGKESAPVSKRYAAVAITRSGIELAVRLGGRLGGTEVFVYAKYSGGLEARSGEITVFDGPVRGLLPKLFGSYEAVILFFSLGAAVRLTAPLLQDKRTDPAVIVIDERGEHVISMLSGHLGGANRLTLEIAELLGSHPVITTASDVQGTFAVDLLGQEYGWRADSFTPMKGVSAALVNGEPVAFVQESGERDWLPLGAEVPEHVFMFASRAELRHNGRSFSAAIVVSDRVAAEPEEDAPADTALAEYTVVYRPRSLVLGLGCNRGTSAEELEAVVLHTLNELHLSLHSVRNVATAGIKGDEAGLLALCAKYNWELVLYTPEQLNTVELDHPSEVVFRATGAYGVCEPAALLSSGAHSLLQPKLKSGNVTIAVARIVYPGEKEGSSGE, encoded by the coding sequence ATGACAAGACCTTCACCCACGGCTGCCGGGAAGGAATCGGCTCCGGTGAGTAAGCGGTATGCGGCTGTTGCCATTACACGCAGTGGGATAGAGCTGGCTGTGAGGCTCGGCGGGCGGCTTGGCGGGACTGAGGTCTTTGTCTATGCCAAATATAGCGGCGGGCTGGAGGCGCGGAGCGGGGAGATCACTGTTTTTGACGGACCGGTCAGAGGGTTGCTTCCCAAGCTGTTCGGGAGCTATGAGGCGGTCATTCTGTTCTTCTCGCTGGGGGCGGCTGTCCGGCTGACGGCTCCGCTGCTGCAGGATAAAAGAACCGATCCAGCCGTCATCGTCATCGATGAGCGCGGGGAGCATGTCATCAGCATGCTCTCCGGCCATCTCGGCGGAGCAAACAGGCTGACGCTGGAGATTGCGGAGCTGCTGGGCAGCCATCCGGTGATCACTACAGCTTCGGATGTGCAGGGCACCTTCGCTGTCGATCTGCTGGGCCAAGAGTATGGCTGGCGCGCGGACAGCTTCACCCCCATGAAGGGGGTTAGTGCTGCGCTGGTTAACGGGGAGCCGGTGGCTTTTGTGCAGGAGAGCGGGGAACGTGACTGGCTGCCGCTAGGTGCTGAGGTGCCGGAGCATGTCTTTATGTTCGCAAGCAGGGCTGAGCTTCGGCATAACGGACGCAGCTTCAGCGCAGCGATTGTGGTAAGCGACCGGGTGGCGGCGGAACCGGAGGAGGACGCACCGGCAGATACTGCTCTGGCCGAGTACACTGTAGTGTATCGCCCCCGCAGTCTGGTGCTTGGACTCGGCTGCAACCGCGGGACGTCTGCGGAAGAGCTGGAAGCCGTGGTCCTGCACACTCTGAATGAGCTTCATCTGTCGCTCCATAGTGTGCGGAATGTGGCGACGGCCGGGATCAAGGGGGATGAAGCAGGACTCTTGGCCTTGTGTGCTAAATACAACTGGGAGCTGGTTCTGTACACCCCGGAGCAGCTAAATACAGTAGAGCTGGACCATCCGTCTGAAGTGGTGTTCAGGGCAACGGGGGCTTACGGTGTCTGTGAACCTGCTGCGCTGTTGTCCTCAGGTGCGCATTCGCTCCTGCAGCCTAAGCTCAAGAGCGGCAATGTGACCATCGCCGTAGCCCGGATTGTCTATCCCGGAGAGAAGGAGGGGAGCAGCGGTGAATGA
- a CDS encoding cobyrinate a,c-diamide synthase yields the protein MVIAGTGSGSGKTTVTLGLMRAFARRGLKVQGFKCGPDYIDPAYHSAVTDRPSRNLDSWMTSSAYLQEYFLQASAEADLSVIEGVMGLYDGKEDTALTGSTAEIAILTASPVLLVVDVRSMGRSAAAIVLGFRQLEPQVRIAAVLVNRCGSEGHYRLVKAAIEAACGIPVIGWLPRDSGLDIPERHLGLLPAVERGELAPLFDRAADMLEQGTDLERLLELAAAAPAVREMLAAGDDQGNPAGQIIHKTQTGPVESGPVIAVARDAAFNFYYADNLELLAREGARLVYFSPLRGEGIPPEADGIYIGGGFPEEFAAVIAANQLFLGGLRSAAAAGMPLYAECGGYMVLARSLTDRTGAAHEMAGIVPAHTVMQERRAALGYREVTAIHDCLLLKQGERLRGHEFHYSVMSYPEGADRTYAYESKGRGGSQPEGYINGSIMAAYVHIHLASHLPAAARLVAACRAYRDRKQTMQQHDPDSCKQQME from the coding sequence CTGGTCATCGCAGGCACAGGCAGCGGCTCAGGCAAAACAACGGTCACGCTGGGGCTGATGCGTGCTTTTGCCCGGCGGGGCCTGAAGGTTCAGGGCTTCAAATGCGGCCCTGACTATATCGATCCCGCCTATCACAGTGCGGTCACAGATCGTCCCTCGCGCAACCTGGACTCTTGGATGACTTCAAGCGCCTATCTGCAGGAGTATTTCCTGCAGGCTTCGGCAGAGGCCGACTTGTCCGTCATTGAGGGCGTCATGGGGCTGTATGACGGCAAGGAGGATACGGCACTGACCGGATCAACGGCGGAGATCGCCATCCTGACCGCCAGTCCTGTGCTGCTGGTGGTCGATGTCCGCAGCATGGGCCGCAGTGCTGCGGCGATTGTGCTGGGCTTCCGGCAGCTGGAGCCGCAGGTGCGGATTGCCGCCGTTCTGGTGAACCGCTGCGGCAGCGAGGGTCACTACCGGTTAGTTAAGGCGGCCATTGAAGCAGCCTGCGGGATTCCCGTGATCGGCTGGCTCCCCCGCGACAGCGGACTGGACATCCCGGAGCGGCATCTGGGCTTGCTGCCCGCAGTGGAGCGCGGGGAGCTTGCGCCCTTGTTCGACCGTGCCGCCGACATGCTGGAGCAAGGCACGGATCTGGAGCGGCTGCTGGAGCTTGCAGCTGCCGCGCCTGCTGTGCGGGAGATGCTTGCGGCTGGGGATGACCAGGGTAATCCTGCCGGGCAGATAATACATAAGACACAGACAGGCCCGGTGGAGTCTGGCCCGGTCATTGCCGTCGCCCGGGACGCGGCGTTCAACTTCTACTACGCCGATAATCTGGAGCTGCTCGCACGTGAAGGTGCTAGGCTGGTTTACTTCAGCCCGCTCAGAGGTGAAGGCATTCCGCCGGAAGCCGATGGCATCTATATTGGCGGCGGCTTCCCGGAAGAATTCGCGGCGGTGATTGCCGCGAACCAGCTTTTCCTCGGCGGACTGAGGTCTGCCGCAGCTGCCGGAATGCCGCTGTATGCGGAGTGCGGCGGCTACATGGTGCTGGCCCGCAGCCTGACCGACCGCACCGGTGCGGCGCATGAGATGGCCGGAATCGTTCCGGCACATACCGTGATGCAGGAACGCCGGGCGGCACTCGGGTATCGTGAAGTTACGGCAATTCACGACTGTCTGCTGCTGAAGCAGGGCGAGCGTCTGCGCGGCCATGAATTTCATTACTCCGTCATGAGCTATCCTGAGGGGGCAGACCGGACCTATGCCTATGAGAGTAAGGGCAGAGGGGGGAGCCAGCCGGAAGGCTACATCAACGGCAGCATCATGGCTGCTTATGTGCATATCCATCTGGCCTCCCATCTCCCGGCAGCAGCCCGGCTTGTAGCAGCCTGCCGGGCCTATCGAGACCGCAAACAGACTATGCAGCAACACGATCCCGATTCTTGCAAACAACAAATGGAATAA
- the cobM gene encoding precorrin-4 C(11)-methyltransferase, with protein sequence MTNKLLEPKVYIVGAGPGDPELITVKGSRILRSADLVLYADSLVSEELIRSAKPGAQVLRSSGMDLEQQVELMMLAVQSGKSVARVHTGDPAMYGAILEQMSLLKLCGVAYEIVPGVSSVFASAAALGAELTVPELTQTVILTRAEGRTPVPEREQLRKLAEHHCTVALFLSASLAGHVSSEFLAAGWSPETPVAVVKRATWPDQQILRTTVEKLEADLRDAGITMHAMILAGWALDPGLTDRDQHRSKLYDKTFTHGCREGIGSGE encoded by the coding sequence ATGACGAATAAGCTGTTGGAGCCAAAAGTATATATTGTCGGTGCCGGACCGGGCGACCCGGAGCTGATCACGGTCAAAGGCAGCCGGATTCTGCGCTCGGCAGATCTGGTGCTGTATGCGGATTCGCTGGTCAGCGAGGAGCTGATCCGCAGCGCTAAGCCCGGTGCGCAGGTGCTTCGGAGCTCGGGCATGGATCTGGAGCAGCAGGTGGAGCTGATGATGCTTGCTGTGCAGTCCGGTAAAAGCGTAGCCCGCGTCCACACCGGAGACCCCGCCATGTATGGAGCGATTCTGGAGCAGATGTCGCTGCTGAAGCTATGCGGCGTCGCTTACGAGATTGTGCCTGGCGTCAGCTCGGTTTTTGCCTCTGCGGCGGCGCTTGGCGCAGAGCTGACCGTGCCGGAGCTGACGCAGACGGTCATTCTGACCCGTGCGGAAGGGCGCACACCCGTGCCTGAGCGCGAGCAGCTGCGCAAGCTGGCAGAGCATCACTGCACGGTGGCGCTGTTTCTAAGTGCATCACTGGCTGGTCATGTGAGCAGTGAATTTCTGGCCGCAGGCTGGAGCCCGGAGACCCCGGTGGCGGTCGTGAAGCGGGCCACTTGGCCGGATCAGCAGATTCTGCGGACAACGGTCGAGAAGCTGGAGGCGGACCTGCGGGATGCCGGCATCACCATGCATGCCATGATCCTGGCCGGCTGGGCACTGGACCCCGGGCTGACGGACCGCGATCAGCACCGCTCCAAGCTGTATGACAAGACCTTCACCCACGGCTGCCGGGAAGGAATCGGCTCCGGTGAGTAA
- the mqnC gene encoding cyclic dehypoxanthinyl futalosine synthase, producing the protein MSAIDLILDKTLKGERLQLEDTITLFESNEIEKMGAAADIIMKRWHPEPVTTFVIGRNINYTNVCDVYCRFCAFYRRPGSEEGYVLPDETIYQKIAETMSVNGTEILMQGGTNPNLPFSYYTDILRGIKQRFPEITMHSFSPAEIMKMVEVSGLPLEQVMREIHAAGLDSLPGGGAEILDDRTRRKISRLKGSWREWMDVMQTAHRIGMNTTATMVIGLGESMEERALHLLRVREAQDECIANKYDSEGFLAFISWTFQPDNTNLKLDRQTPEEYLKTVAISRLVLDNIKNFQSSWVTMGPEVGKLSLQYGCNDFGSTMIEENVVSSAGATYKVNIESITQLIREAGKIPAQRNTRYDILRTFEDANAKIDNDFVMQN; encoded by the coding sequence GTGAGTGCAATTGACCTTATTCTGGATAAGACACTTAAGGGTGAGCGTCTTCAACTGGAAGACACGATCACGTTGTTCGAGAGCAATGAAATTGAGAAGATGGGCGCTGCTGCAGATATTATTATGAAGCGCTGGCACCCGGAGCCTGTGACGACATTCGTCATCGGCCGCAACATTAACTACACTAATGTATGTGATGTATATTGCCGCTTCTGCGCCTTCTACCGCAGACCCGGTTCGGAGGAAGGCTATGTGCTTCCCGATGAGACAATCTATCAGAAGATTGCTGAGACCATGAGCGTAAACGGAACCGAAATTCTGATGCAGGGCGGTACGAATCCGAATCTGCCGTTCAGCTATTATACGGATATTCTGCGCGGCATCAAGCAGCGGTTCCCGGAGATTACGATGCATTCCTTCTCACCTGCTGAGATTATGAAAATGGTTGAGGTCTCCGGCCTGCCGCTGGAACAGGTCATGCGTGAGATTCATGCTGCGGGCCTCGATTCTCTGCCCGGCGGTGGCGCAGAGATTCTCGATGACCGTACCCGCCGCAAGATCAGCCGGCTTAAGGGCTCCTGGCGCGAGTGGATGGATGTCATGCAGACCGCACACCGGATCGGCATGAACACGACAGCCACGATGGTTATCGGGCTGGGCGAGAGCATGGAAGAGCGGGCGCTGCATCTGCTGCGTGTCCGTGAAGCGCAGGATGAATGTATTGCGAACAAATATGACTCCGAAGGGTTCCTGGCGTTCATCTCCTGGACCTTCCAGCCGGATAATACGAACCTGAAGCTTGACCGGCAGACACCGGAGGAGTATCTGAAGACTGTAGCCATCAGCCGTCTGGTGCTGGATAATATCAAGAACTTCCAGTCCTCCTGGGTAACGATGGGGCCTGAAGTAGGCAAGCTCTCCCTGCAATACGGCTGTAATGATTTCGGCAGCACGATGATCGAGGAGAACGTAGTCTCCTCCGCTGGCGCGACCTACAAGGTCAACATCGAGTCCATTACCCAGCTCATCCGCGAAGCAGGGAAGATCCCGGCGCAGCGCAACACGCGCTATGACATTCTGCGCACGTTCGAGGATGCGAATGCGAAGATTGATAATGATTTTGTGATGCAGAACTAG
- a CDS encoding HRDC domain-containing protein, translating into MQIVFMNRLCRRSGVDGEVFAQLWIGEEEGQWRLGWRDFSGEQETGDSLWYEGGSWNEMLCVYRHELAVKMGDGYRPLIDGVFHDEDNLSSRSQEQLKLQYYSEQYGNEAIFEELCSWRRGKASSERKAPYILASNRLLRMISAFLPRTEEELLQLPGVGEGKASQYGADWLSITAAAEREHDFPLSWVNHAIDEESFVSWHYKQKELKYKKQLERLRLRRVLLQGIEEDQGMEQLRVLSGVSRREVLEVVEELEKDGYSAEKLIALELSEVSPEEQNNIWTAYELIGDNFLKPVLYKAYGDNFVPADGLDLYYERLRLIRIRFRREHPAVVGMVTPQ; encoded by the coding sequence ATGCAGATCGTATTTATGAACCGTTTGTGCAGAAGATCAGGAGTGGACGGGGAGGTTTTTGCCCAGCTGTGGATTGGAGAGGAAGAGGGGCAGTGGCGTCTTGGCTGGCGTGATTTCTCCGGCGAACAAGAGACGGGCGACAGCCTGTGGTATGAAGGCGGATCATGGAATGAGATGCTCTGTGTATACCGGCACGAGCTTGCCGTGAAGATGGGGGATGGCTACCGCCCGCTGATTGACGGGGTATTTCATGACGAGGATAACCTCAGCAGCCGCAGCCAGGAGCAGCTTAAGCTGCAGTATTACAGTGAGCAATACGGGAATGAAGCCATCTTCGAGGAGCTATGCTCCTGGCGCAGAGGGAAGGCCTCCAGCGAACGGAAGGCACCTTATATCCTGGCCAGCAACCGTCTGCTGCGCATGATCAGCGCGTTTCTTCCCCGCACGGAGGAGGAGCTGCTGCAGCTTCCGGGTGTCGGTGAAGGCAAAGCCTCACAATATGGAGCGGACTGGCTCAGCATCACCGCGGCGGCTGAGCGTGAGCATGATTTTCCGCTAAGCTGGGTGAATCATGCCATTGACGAAGAGAGCTTTGTATCCTGGCATTATAAGCAGAAGGAGCTTAAGTACAAGAAGCAGCTGGAGCGGCTGAGACTGCGGCGTGTTCTGTTACAAGGGATCGAAGAGGATCAAGGGATGGAGCAGCTTAGAGTGCTTAGCGGAGTTTCCCGCCGTGAAGTGCTTGAAGTGGTAGAGGAGCTGGAGAAGGACGGCTACTCGGCCGAGAAGCTCATTGCCCTGGAGCTGAGCGAAGTGAGCCCCGAAGAACAGAACAATATTTGGACCGCCTATGAACTGATCGGCGACAACTTCCTGAAGCCTGTCCTCTACAAAGCTTACGGCGACAACTTCGTTCCTGCTGACGGACTCGATCTGTATTACGAACGCCTGCGGCTGATCCGCATCCGTTTCCGGCGTGAGCATCCGGCGGTGGTAGGGATGGTCACGCCTCAATAA
- the metA gene encoding homoserine O-succinyltransferase — MPIKIPDSLPAKEVLSGENIFVMDESQAFHQDIRPLRIAILNLMPTKETTETQLLRLIGNSPLQVDVVLLHPSSHTSKNTSAEHLKSFYKTFDEISHRRFDGLIVTGAPVEQLEFEDVNYWEELKVIFEWSKQNVTSTMHICWAAQAGLYHHFGVRKVSLPDKCFGVFPHTISHNNVKLLRGFDEVFHVPHSRHTDVSREDIEQNPELQILAESEEAGVYLVATHDGKQIFVTGHSEYDPFSLKWEYDRDIAKGMEVALPKHYYPKDDPTRTPPAVWRAHANLLFANWLNYYVYQETPYDIGAFI; from the coding sequence ATGCCTATCAAAATTCCCGACAGCCTGCCGGCCAAAGAAGTGTTATCCGGTGAGAATATTTTTGTAATGGATGAAAGCCAGGCCTTCCATCAGGATATTCGTCCCCTTCGAATCGCCATCCTGAATCTGATGCCAACCAAAGAAACTACGGAGACACAGCTGCTGCGCCTTATCGGGAATTCCCCGCTTCAGGTGGATGTTGTCCTGCTGCATCCCAGCTCCCATACGTCGAAGAATACTTCGGCTGAGCATTTGAAGAGCTTTTACAAAACCTTTGATGAGATCAGCCACCGCCGGTTCGACGGCTTGATTGTAACGGGCGCTCCCGTAGAACAACTGGAGTTCGAGGATGTCAACTACTGGGAAGAGCTGAAAGTGATTTTTGAGTGGAGCAAGCAGAATGTAACCTCGACGATGCACATCTGTTGGGCCGCGCAGGCAGGGCTGTATCATCACTTCGGCGTGCGCAAGGTGAGTCTGCCGGACAAATGCTTCGGAGTGTTTCCGCATACGATTAGCCATAATAATGTCAAGCTGCTGCGCGGCTTCGATGAAGTGTTCCATGTGCCGCATTCCCGCCATACCGACGTCTCCCGTGAAGATATTGAGCAGAACCCGGAGCTGCAGATTCTGGCAGAATCCGAGGAAGCCGGGGTGTACCTGGTGGCTACGCATGACGGGAAGCAGATTTTTGTCACCGGACATTCGGAGTATGATCCCTTCTCGCTGAAATGGGAGTATGACCGGGATATCGCCAAGGGGATGGAGGTTGCCCTGCCGAAGCACTATTATCCCAAGGATGATCCTACCCGTACACCGCCGGCAGTCTGGCGCGCCCATGCTAACTTATTATTCGCTAATTGGCTCAATTACTATGTATACCAGGAGACTCCTTACGATATCGGGGCATTTATCTAA
- a CDS encoding aminotransferase class I/II-fold pyridoxal phosphate-dependent enzyme, with product MDEKLRIESRLAQMGSMEDPATGAINYPIYHATAFRHPRLGQSTGFDYIRTKNPTRSVLEEAAAALESGDAGFACASGMAALTTVFTLFGQGDHLIVSLDLYGGTYRLLERILSKYGISASYVDTNDLEGLEAARQPGTKAVFIETPTNPLMMITDVEAVCTWARRHGLLTIVDNTLLTPFFQRPLELGADIVVHSATKYLGGHNDVLAGLIVTKGAELSAEMAILHNSLGAVLAPNDSYQLMKGMKTLALRMERHESNALAIARYLQEHPAIAEVFHPGLPDHPGYAIQNRQSSGNTGIFSFKVKEVSYVEPLLRHIKLIAFAESLGGVESLMTYPAIQTHADIPAEIRDAVGVDDRLLRFSVGIEHVDDLIADLRQALEAARSELE from the coding sequence ATGGACGAGAAACTGAGAATTGAGAGCAGACTGGCACAGATGGGTTCGATGGAGGACCCCGCTACCGGGGCCATTAATTACCCGATTTATCATGCGACGGCCTTCCGTCACCCGAGACTTGGACAGAGCACAGGCTTTGACTACATCCGCACCAAAAATCCTACCCGTTCTGTACTCGAAGAAGCGGCAGCGGCCCTGGAATCCGGGGATGCCGGCTTCGCCTGCGCTTCCGGTATGGCTGCACTGACTACTGTGTTCACCTTGTTTGGACAAGGGGATCATCTTATTGTATCGCTCGACCTGTACGGCGGAACCTACCGGCTGCTGGAACGAATTCTCTCCAAATACGGCATCAGCGCCTCCTATGTAGATACGAATGATCTGGAGGGTCTCGAAGCGGCCCGCCAGCCGGGCACGAAAGCTGTATTCATTGAGACGCCGACCAATCCGCTGATGATGATTACGGATGTCGAAGCGGTATGTACCTGGGCCCGCCGTCACGGGCTGCTCACGATTGTGGACAATACGCTGTTGACTCCGTTCTTCCAGCGCCCGCTGGAGCTTGGGGCAGATATCGTGGTTCACAGTGCGACCAAGTATCTGGGCGGGCATAACGATGTGCTGGCGGGGCTGATTGTGACCAAGGGCGCAGAATTGTCGGCTGAAATGGCCATCCTGCATAACTCCCTGGGCGCGGTTCTCGCACCGAATGACAGCTACCAGCTGATGAAAGGCATGAAGACCCTCGCCCTGCGCATGGAGCGGCATGAGAGCAACGCCCTCGCCATTGCCCGTTATCTGCAGGAGCATCCGGCTATTGCCGAGGTCTTCCACCCGGGCCTGCCGGACCATCCGGGCTATGCCATTCAGAACCGCCAGTCCAGCGGCAACACGGGAATCTTCTCCTTCAAGGTAAAAGAGGTCAGCTATGTGGAGCCGCTGCTCCGCCACATTAAGCTGATCGCCTTCGCCGAGAGTCTGGGCGGTGTTGAATCGCTTATGACCTATCCGGCGATACAGACCCACGCCGATATTCCGGCTGAAATCCGCGATGCGGTCGGCGTGGATGATCGCCTACTGCGGTTCTCGGTCGGCATAGAGCATGTAGATGATCTGATCGCCGATCTAAGGCAGGCCCTGGAGGCCGCCCGGAGTGAGCTGGAATAA
- the cobI gene encoding precorrin-2 C(20)-methyltransferase has product MKTDVTSPREQAADGQEISSGEAAGTLWTEAAIQAASALFDPLDAEELVLEERLTPRALGTLYGVGVGPGDPELITLKACRLLRECPVIAYPATKKGGKSYAYEIIELHVDPQDKIMLGLVFPMTKDPELLAGGWTRTVELCWRELKQGRDVAFVTEGDPNLFSTFIHLSRLMQELHPGVPVVSVPGISSVLGAAAALEQPLADGNQRVGIIPATDDREALREALLHHDTVVFLKVAKVLDLVLDVLDELGLSGRASVVTKVTSPYETVWRDARDLRGKEVEYLSLMVVSK; this is encoded by the coding sequence ATGAAGACCGATGTAACTTCGCCGCGTGAGCAGGCTGCGGACGGACAGGAAATATCGTCAGGAGAAGCGGCCGGGACGCTGTGGACAGAAGCAGCGATACAGGCGGCCAGTGCGTTATTTGACCCGCTGGATGCAGAAGAGCTGGTGCTGGAGGAAAGACTGACTCCCCGGGCGCTCGGAACGTTATACGGCGTAGGCGTCGGCCCCGGCGACCCGGAGCTAATCACGCTTAAGGCTTGCCGACTGCTGCGGGAATGTCCGGTGATTGCCTACCCGGCCACTAAGAAGGGCGGCAAATCCTACGCCTATGAAATCATTGAGCTGCATGTAGACCCGCAGGACAAAATCATGCTCGGACTGGTCTTTCCGATGACGAAGGACCCGGAGCTGCTGGCAGGCGGCTGGACCCGAACGGTAGAGCTGTGCTGGAGAGAGCTGAAGCAGGGCCGGGATGTGGCTTTTGTGACGGAAGGCGATCCTAATCTCTTCAGCACCTTCATTCATCTGTCCCGGCTGATGCAGGAGCTGCATCCCGGTGTGCCGGTCGTCTCGGTTCCGGGAATTTCCTCGGTGCTGGGCGCGGCGGCCGCGCTGGAGCAGCCCCTGGCAGACGGCAATCAGCGTGTGGGGATCATCCCGGCTACGGACGACAGGGAGGCGCTTCGAGAAGCACTGCTGCATCATGATACGGTGGTGTTCCTTAAGGTGGCCAAGGTGCTGGATCTGGTGCTGGATGTGCTGGATGAGCTGGGCTTGTCCGGCCGCGCCTCGGTGGTAACCAAGGTAACCTCCCCCTATGAGACCGTCTGGCGCGATGCGCGGGACCTGCGGGGCAAGGAAGTGGAGTACCTGAGTCTGATGGTGGTGAGCAAATGA
- the corA gene encoding magnesium/cobalt transporter CorA, protein MKIRLVNAGVFTPIDNIEETLTAPAEGFYWIDADVEDLVELQPIYGLHDLAVEDCLSEEDQRPKLEIYESHYFIVVNSIRFDDEEIFLRALNVFLGRHFIITVTKQKIHELRVLKPVLWEQEVNTPDRFLYLLIDLVVDNFFSVGDRIEARIEKLEEDILMHTKKSHLSEIIGLRSEILWLKKMLGPQKEVINTLNKKDLRLIDDQLQKYFSDIYENAVKISETFETYRDLMGNLREAYQSSIANRANEIMRVFTAITTIFMPLTVITGIYGMNFDNIPEIHTEYGYYGVIAVMVTLGCGMLIIFRKKEWL, encoded by the coding sequence ATGAAAATCCGGCTGGTAAATGCAGGGGTTTTTACGCCTATTGACAATATTGAAGAAACTTTAACCGCCCCTGCCGAGGGGTTCTACTGGATTGATGCGGATGTGGAAGACCTTGTAGAGCTTCAGCCTATATACGGCCTGCATGATCTGGCTGTGGAAGACTGTCTAAGTGAAGAGGATCAGCGTCCGAAGCTGGAGATTTATGAGAGTCATTATTTCATCGTGGTGAACAGCATCCGGTTCGATGATGAGGAAATTTTCCTCCGTGCGCTCAACGTATTCCTTGGCAGACATTTCATTATTACCGTTACGAAGCAGAAGATCCATGAGCTGCGTGTCCTGAAGCCCGTACTGTGGGAGCAGGAGGTCAATACGCCTGACCGCTTCCTGTATCTGCTGATCGACCTCGTTGTCGACAACTTCTTCTCGGTCGGTGACCGGATTGAAGCGCGGATTGAGAAGCTGGAGGAAGACATCCTCATGCATACCAAGAAATCGCATCTGAGTGAGATCATCGGTCTGCGCAGTGAGATTCTCTGGCTGAAGAAGATGCTCGGCCCGCAGAAGGAAGTTATCAACACGCTCAACAAAAAGGATCTTCGCCTGATTGACGATCAGCTGCAGAAGTATTTCAGCGATATCTACGAGAATGCGGTAAAGATCTCTGAAACCTTCGAAACGTACCGCGATCTCATGGGCAACTTACGTGAAGCTTATCAGTCCAGTATTGCTAACCGCGCCAATGAAATCATGAGAGTATTTACAGCGATTACTACCATATTCATGCCGCTGACCGTGATTACCGGGATCTACGGCATGAACTTTGACAATATACCGGAGATTCACACCGAGTACGGCTACTATGGCGTCATTGCCGTCATGGTGACGTTAGGCTGCGGAATGCTCATTATCTTCCGTAAGAAGGAGTGGCTATGA